The following are from one region of the Melitaea cinxia chromosome 7, ilMelCinx1.1, whole genome shotgun sequence genome:
- the LOC123655211 gene encoding ubiquitin thioesterase OTU1, whose amino-acid sequence MASLAFKVKSKNGQQILKDLTSESTVGELKMFLSSVSDVSCERIYVLCGYPPKPLDTSNDSKTLSEIGLKTGETLIIEEKSATSAPSAGKPEASKPVENGISTETIGCRPGILMKKVVPSDNSCLFTSIGFVLNGQVDTSVHTLMRQIIAMEVASDHDTYSEAMLGKPNAEYCDWIQQPSSWGGAIEVAILSRFYGLEMAVVDTLNAIINRFGEDKNYGQRVFLLFDGVHYDPLYLEQSDGGIQTVFPAEDMEIYKEAEQLAIEAKSSRQFTDLNKFTLKCMICDKLLTGQVEAQKHAKETMHTNFGEV is encoded by the exons atggcATCACTAGCGtttaaagttaaaagtaaaaacgGTCAGCAAATATTGAAAGATCTGACCTCTGAAAGTACTGTGGgtgaattaaaaatgtttctatCTAGTGTATCGGACGTAAGTTGTGAGAGAATTTACGTGTTGTGTGGTTATCCGCCGAAGCCTTTAGATACTAGTAACGATAGTAAAACGTTGAGTGAAATTGGATTAAAGACTGGTGAAACGCTGATTATCGAGGAGAAATCTGCAACATCAGCACCTAGTGCTGGGAAACCAGAAGCCAGTAAACCTGTAGAGAACGGAATATCAACGGAAACTATCGGATGCAGACCtggaattttaatgaaaaaagttgTTCCTTCAGATAATTCTTGTTTATTTACTAGCATAG GTTTTGTACTAAATGGTCAAGTTGATACTTCAGTACATACATTGATGCGTCAGATAATTGCAATGGAGGTGGCCAGTGACCACGACACCTACAGTGAAGCTATGTTAGGAAAGCCAAACGCTGAATATTGTGATTGGATTCAGCAGCCCAGCTCCTGGGGTGGTGCAATTGAG GTGGCAATTCTGAGTCGGTTCTATGGATTAGAAATGGCAGTTGTTGATACTCTTAatgcaataataaatagatttgGAGAAGATAAAAATTATGGTCAACGTGTGTTCCTTCTGTTTGATGGAGTGCACTACGATCCACTATATTTAGAACAATCTGAT GGTGGAATTCAAACCGTCTTCCCAGCAGAGGATATGGAAATTTATAAAGAAGCCGAGCAACTAGCGATAGAAGCTAAATCGTCCAGACAATTCACTGACCTGAATAAATTTACATTGAAATGTATGATCTGCGACAAACTATTGACAGGTCAAGTAGAAGCACAAAAACACGCAAAGGAAACAATGCACACAAACTTCGGCGAAGTATAG